The nucleotide window CCTCGATCTTCGATGGTAAAACGCTGGACGGTTGGGTGGGTGCCACCAAGGGGTATAAGGTCGAAGATGGCTGTATCGTCTGCGATCCTCACACCGGCGGCAACCTGTACACCGAAAAGGAATACGACAACTTCGTCCTCCGTTTCGATTTCAAACTGCCAGCAGGTGCCAACAACGGCTTGGCCATTCGTGCTCCGCTGGAAGGGAATGCGGCCTACGTTGGTTACGAACTGCAGATCTTGGATAACTCGGCGGAAGTTTACGCCAAGCTGGCGCCTTACCAGTACCACGGTTCGATCTACGGTTTGGCAGCCGCTAAGCGTGGTTTCCAAAAGCCGGTTGGCGAGTGGAACACCCAGGAAGTCGTTGCCGATGGCGACCACATCAAGGTCACGCTAAACGGCACCGTGATCCTCGACGCCGACCTGGCCGAAATTCGCAAAAACCCAACGCTCGACAAACAGGAACACCCCGGCTTAGAGCGTAAGGAAGGTCACATCGGCTTCCTCGGCCACGGAGCCAAAGTCGAATTCCGCAACCTGCGAATCAAGGAACTGCCCGAAAAGAAGGCCGAGTAAACCCACGCCACCGGCAATCGTTCCCACCAAATTCACCGATAAAAAAAGCCCTCGCCCCAAAGCGAGGGCTTTAGCATGCGCAGAAATACGCTCGCAATGAAAACAAAACCACAATGCGATCACCGCCTTAAGAACTTGACGGAATGAACACCATCCGAAACCCGCCAGCCCCAAAGGGGCAACCGTCAATAGCCAGGGGCGGAAGCCCGAGAAAGTTCGTTTCCAAACGTCTCAATAGCTTGAAGCAATGAACGTCAACCGAAACCCGCCAGCCCCAAAGGGGCGACCGTCAATAGCCAGGGGCGGAAGCCCCTGGTAAGAGGTTCCCAGGAATCAAGCCCCAACGGGGCGGCCGTAGTCATCAATCCCACATATAACGTTCATCAAACGGGATCCCATGTTTCTCTAGAAACATCAACAACTCATCGCGAAACGATCGCTGGCGATGATGCTCGGCCTGTTGGGCGATGTAACGTTTCACGTCGTCCAGCGCCGATTGGCTGACGGAAAAGACGGAGTACCCTTGTTGCCAGGCAAACTCTTGCGACTCGGCTATGCACTGGTGGACCCAATGGCTTGAGATCGATTTCACATCGCGTACCAGCGCGGCCAACGTGATCTCGCGAGAAAGGGAGATGAGCAAATGAATATGATCCTCGACGCCCCCAGCGGCTAAAAGTTCGCACTTCCGTTCGCGGAGTATCCCACCCAGGTACTCTTGCAGTCGAGGGGCCCAAGCCGCATCGATCCAACGTTGACGCTTCTTGGTGCTGAAGATGAGATGGACGTAGACGCCAGCGAATGATTGGGGCATGGCAAGAGGTCCTGGCTACGAACGCCCCGTTGGGGCTGGAAGATGATTTGCCCAACTTACCAGGGGCTTCCGCCCCTGGCTATTAACGGTCGCCCCTTTGGGGCTGTTTTGTCGTTGAAATTCTTGCGAAAGATCTTAGCTCGTCATTCCAGCTTGTCATTCGAGCTTGTCATTCGAGCTTGTCATTCGAGCTTGTCATTCGAGCTTGTCATTCGAGCTTGTCATTCGAGCTTGTCATTCGAGCTTGTCATTCGAGCTAGTTGTTCGAGCTAGTTGTTCGAGCTAGTTGTTCGAGCTCGTTGTTCGAGCTAGTTGTTCCAGCTAGTTGTTCCAGCTAGTTGTTCCAGCTCGTTGTTCCAGCTCGTTGTTCCAGCTCGTTGTTCCAGCTTCAGACGGTCGTCTGGGTTGTGGTGGGTTGGGAGTATCGCGATTAGCAAGATAAGGGCTGCCGCTGCAGAGTCGCAAGTCCCTGAAAAGCGTCCCCAAGGCCCGCAAATGCTCTAGGCAGATCACGCCAACCGAAGCCCGTCAGCCCCAAACAGGCAACCGTTAATAACCAAGGGCGGAAGCCCGAGAAAGCTAGGCGTTTCCAAACGTCTCAATCGCTTGAAGCAATGAACGTCAACCGAAGCCCGTCAGCCCCAAACAGGCAACCGTTAATAACCAAGGGTGGAAGCCCGAGAAAGCTCGTCGTTTTCAACGCCTCAATCGCTTGAAGCAATGAACGCCATCCGCAACTCGTCAGCCCCAAACAGGCAACCGTTAATAACCAAGGGCGGAAGTCCGAGAAAGCTAGGCGTTTCCAAACGTCTCAACCGCTTGAAGTAATGAACGCCAATCGAAGCCCGTCAGCCCCAAAGGGGCGACCGTCAATAGCCAGGGGCGGAAGCCCCTGGAAAGAGTTTCCCAACCAGGAATCAAGCCCCAACGGGGCGGCCGTAGTCAGACTCGAAGATCATTCCATCTATCGAGTCGGACTTAGCTCAACTCCGACTTCTCAGAAGAAGATTGCGGTGGGGGCTCGAACTTGGGGGCCGAGGCTTCTTCGAAATCGTCGTAGTCGTCGAGCTTCGCTGGCGTGCTTTTCGAGCTGTAGCCGTTGTTGATCGAGCCTTCGACGTCGCGGGTAGCGTTGTTGAATTCGCTTTGAATGTCCGACAAGCCCCGTTTGAAGTCGCCGTAGGTTTTCCCGAATGTCTTGGCGACGCCTGGCAGGTTTTTGCCGAACAGCAAGATGGCGACCACGCCGATGACGGCCAGCTCTTGCATGCCGACCCCCGGCAGAAAGCCAAAGATCAACGGCGATGTTCCTAGTTCATGCAACATGGTGACGATGTTTCACTCCCAAAGGCAGCCCCAAGAACGAGGACTGCCTGATACTGCTCAAGTGAAGGTAATGAACGGCGAAATCGGCCCCGGCCTATGCCTTGGGGGATTCGCTTTCGTGATCGCCGTCGTCCGACTTATCGTTCATACCACGCTTGAATTCGTTGACGCTTTGCCCCATGCTGCGCATCAGGCTAGGAAGCTTTGTCGAACCGAACAGCAGAAGCAAGATCACCAGGAAAATAACCATTTCCTGAGTGCCGATGCCCATAAAACCAAACAGTGCCAAATCGTTCATACCGATCATGCTATATCCTCACACTCAACGAAGTTGGAGCATTGAAAATACACGCAAACAAGTCGGCGAAAGCGAGTCAGCACCCGGGTGGGTCTAACTAGAACCAAACTCGTGCGGTTCCCAAGACAAAAAACGGAACGTCTTAGATTGAATTCCGACACTTTATTCTAAGCAGCCCGCTCGATCTGTCAAAGGGTTTCAGTAAATCGCTGCCCAGAGATCAACGGGGAATCGAGATCGAAGGTACCGGTTTTTCCGCTATATGCGGCTCTTCCGGCAATACATCGCGGTAAATAGGCAAGTAGCGAAAATAGACTTCCAGCGAAAGCGTCGCCATTGCCGTCGAATAGATCCGCCCCCCGTAGCCGCCCCAATGGCAGTCTGGATTCCAGCTTCCGGCTAATTCACCCCCCTTAATTTGGGAGGAAAGCAACCGGGGGTGGAGCGTATCGGCCCACTTTTTCCAGGCCTCGTCTTGCATCTGGTACATCGACAGCGTGCCGTAATAGGCATAGTAAAGGTCGACGCAGCCGTCGCTGGGCTGGTTGAGCAGCAGAAAATCGGTCGCTTCGCTGATCTGTTCTGGTTTGTCTTCGATCCCCAGGAAAAAACGACAGGTGAGCGCTTCGGCGGTCATCGTGGGGGTCGCCTTCTCGCCGGGGCGATAAGCGGCCAGACCTTTGCTTCCGCCGGCGGACGAATCATCGAGAAAGCGGGTCATCAGTTGACGGGTGGTCGTGTCGATCTCGATGCCTGAAAGGGCCGCGCTATGCAGGGCGAGTACCTGCCAGCCGAACTGGCTCATGTCTCCTCGGTCGCCAGGGTGATACCGCCAACCGCCCATCCGTGGATGCTGGGCCGTCACGGTGTAAGCCAAGCCCCGGTCCAAGAACGGGCGAATCCGTTCGTCTTTGGTCATCGCGTACGCTTCGCTAATCGCCAGCAAGGCCATCGCGTGGCAGTACATCCGTGCGTACAGCCCGGCTTGTCCGCTAAGCGAGCCATCTTGGGCTTGGTGGTTCACCAGGTACTCGAGCGCCTTTTGCACGGTCACCCGGTGTTTGCCTTCTAAGTGGGTGTGCCCTTTGGCCAAAAACGCCAGCAAGGCCAGGCCGGTAATTCCCATGTCGGCGTTGTTGCCGGCGCCTTGGCGATCGTGACCGGCGACCATGTTCTCTTGCCCGGCACCATGACGCGTAGCGTTCCAGCGGCCATCGTCTTCTTGCTGCGCTGCCAGCCAGTCGAGGGCCGAGTTCACCGCTGGTTCAATCTCGGGCGAACCACCCAGCATCTCGACCCAGTCCTGAGGATCTTCCACCACGCGGGCCTGCATAATCAGCGGCAGTGGCTGCGCATCCATCCGAGTTCGCGTGGCACGGGGAAGCGGCAAGTTGCGGGCGGCCATCCGACTGGCCCACAGTTCCTGCATTTTGTTCCCTTTCAGCGAAGCCAAGGTCGCATCGAGTGCCATGTGAGGGCCGCCACTTGCTTGCCCGGCACTGGTGGGCGAAGTGGTGGCCGAGCCGCGCGACATCGCTTCCAGTTGATTGGTCGAGGCGGTCAACTGATCACGTTCCCCTTGCAGCAAGTCGGCTTGCTCGGCCTGTGGGTGCGAGCCACGCAGCATGTGCAAGTCGCGCGAAGGCTCGTTCTGGGCGGCGGTGGCCAGCGGGGGCGGGGTGATCTGCGGCATGTCGCGCGCGATCCGCTCTAGTGGTGGCATGGCCGCTGGGGTGGGGGCATTGTTCACCAAATTTCTCTGCGGCGTCGGTGCTGGCGGCGCGATCGTTTTGGCTTCGAGCGGCGTCGGAGGCAGCTCCAGTTCCGGCTGAGGGCCGGTTGGGGTGATGCTAGGCTCCGTTTCGAGCGTCGGCAGCGGCGGCTCGGTCAACTGCGGCATGTCCCAGTTGCGCTGGGCGGGGTTAGGCAGTTCTGGCTCTGGCAGGGCCGAACCGGGCAGCATCGGCAGCGGCATATCGAGCCGGTCGAGCGGTTTCATCATCCCTTCAACCGGCGCTGGCGACATGGCCAGTTGATCCCACGGTTTGACTTCGCGCGGGGCGTGCTTTTGGTTGTTCTCTTCAAACTCGACCTGACTCAAACGAATGTTCACCGGTGCCGAGTTATGCGCGATCGGTGGTTGAAACAAGCTGGTGACCTGGGCATAGGTCATCAGCAATAAGTGGGCGAAGATCGAGAGGATCACGCACTTCGAAACCGGGCGAGCCTGCCCCCAGCGCGTTTGCATGAGGATCAACAGCGACAGCGTGATCAGGGCGAGGCCACCCCATAAGATGCCCCACACAATCTTCGAGGTCACCTGACTCATGTCGGCTATTAGCGCGAGATCTGCCCCTAGCATGGCCTACCTCCGCTCGTTGGTTAAACGTACCGAGATAGCCATCTCGGCAATGCCGGCCTGACGAACGGTTGTCAGCACGGTGGCGACTTGCTGAAAGGGAACATCGCTATCGCCGCGTACCAACACGCCTAAGTCTTGGTATTCGGCCAACGAAGCGGTCAGTTCGGCTTGCAGGTCGCTAAGATCGACTTCGCGAGTACCGAGCATGACGCGGCCATCGCGGAAGATGTTGATCACCTTCTTTTCTGGGGCGGCGGTCAGGGCTCCCATATCGCTAACTTGTGGCACGTCGAGATCGACCGCCTTTTCTATTTCGGTGAACTTCGAGCCAACCATGAAGAAGATGATCAACAAGAACAAAATGTCGATCATCGGCGTCAGATTGAGCGTCGGAGCGTCTTCGTGATGCGTTTTTAGCGGCATGACACGGCCTTTCCGTGGGCGTGGTTAGGCCGCTTTCGCGGTGGTGCGAGACGAAGTACGACGTGAAGGGGACTTCTTCTTTTCTTTCCAGCCGTCCGAGGCGATCGCGTTGACCACTTCCTGGCTATGGGCGTCGATCTCGATGATTAATCGATCGACCCGTCCCGAGAAGAAAAGGTACGCAATCAGGGCCGGCAGGGCGACCGTCAGCCCGGCTGCCGTCGTTAGCAAGGCCTGGCTAATGCCGCTGGCTAAAAGCTCGCGTTGACTGGCCGCTTCGCCATTGGCTGCAATCGCATTGAACGCGCTGATCATACCTAGGACCGTGCCGAGCAGCCCCAGCAAAGGACTAATGGTGCTGATCCCGTTGAACAACCGCAGGTACTGACGCAGTCGCGAAGTCACCCGTTCGCCGGAGTCGAGAATCGCTTGTTCGACTTCCACGCAACTGCGGCCCCATTTCTTAACCGCTGCGGCAAAGACTTCCGCCACGGGGCTTTGATTCTCTTCGCACAGGGCCAGGGCTTGGTCTTGGTCGATGCGACCATCTTTGACTTGTTCGATGAAGCGTTTGACGAACGGACGCGGAATGACGCGGCCTCGGCGGAGGCTGATGGCCCGCTCGAAGACAAACACCAGCAAGATGAACGAGCAAAGCCCGATCGGGTACATCAACAACCCGCCGTCACGAAAGACCTGCAGCAGGTTTTTGGTCGGAATCGGATCCCCTTCGGCGACGGCCGGCATGCTTGGCAGCGGTGCCGGCTCGGCGTTGGTGGGGACCGCCTCGACGATTTGCGGGCGTTGAGCTTGGACTTCACCTATCGAGATCCCAACCATCACCAATAGCAGCGTGCTTCCCAGAAGCGCGCGGCCAAGACGTGAGGCTCGAATCCGTTCTACCCCATTGTGAATCATCTTATTTCCTTGTCGGTTCTCGTACTGCCTGCTGGGTTCGCTGACGAACAACACTCAGCCGCGTTTCCGCCTCTGGGGCAAAGGGCGAATCGACATGATCGGCTTTGACCTCGGTATAGTACTGGGTCGCTTTCTCCCAGTTCTCTTGAATCTCGTGGCACTTCCCAATTTGCAACAGCGCCGCCGCTTTCCACTTGGGGAAATCTTCCGGCGAGGTCGCGACCTTCACGTAAGCTCGGATGGCCGCGTCGTAATTCTTTTGATGGAAGTAGGTCTCGCCCACCATCCACTGTGCCATCGCCGCCGTTTCGCTGCCGGCAGCAACCGGCGATTGAATCACCTTCATATAGGCCGCACGGGCCTCTTGAAATTCCCCTTGGCGAGCCAAGCAGCGGCCGAGCAAGTAGTCGAGTTCGTGGGCTTGCTGGAAGTTGGGATACTTGCGTTCGATGGCCTGGGCTTGTTCGTACGCTTTGTCCCAATCTCCTTCGTGGGCATGAATCTGAGCGAGCCGCATCTCGGCTACCGGCAAGCTTTCCTGCTCGCGTCCCAGGTTGTCGGTTAGCAGTTGCTCGAACTTGGTACGGGCAGCGGTGAATTGCTCTAAACGGAAACGAGCTTCGCCGCTCCAGAAAACGGCCATGCTGTGCAGTGGTTCGTCTGCGGCTTCTGCGGCCACTTGATCCATCAGCGGGATGGCTTCGCTCCAGTTGTCTGCTTGGATCTCGACTTGGCCCAGCATATAGCGGCCAAACAACGCGACCTTCGATTTCGTCTCGGCAGCGCGGACGTTGTTTTCCAGTAACTGCTTGAGGTACTTGCGGGCTTTGTCGGTGTCGCCGGCTTTCAAAGCGGCTTCAGCCAAGCGGTAGGTCGAGTCTTCCCACAGGTCGCTTTCGCGGAAATGCTGGTGGATTTGCTCGAAGGCATCGAGCGCCTCGGCGACCTTCTGTTGGTCGAGTCGAACCCAGGCCAGGCGATACCAGATGTCTTCGGTTGGCAGCACCGAATTTTCGTCGGTGGTTAGCTTCAGCAAGATCGCTTCTGCTTCGGCGTCTCGGTCAAGGCGATCGAGAATCGTCGCACTTCGCAGCCGAGCATGCGAGGCCAGGCGGTCGGTTGGGTGGTGCTCGATCAGCTGACCGTAGCGGGCCAACGCCAAGTCGAGGTCGGTCGTTTCCAACTGCTGAGCTTGCTGATACAAAGCCCCCACGGCCAATGGGCTGCTGGGGTTTTTCGCCAACAGGTCATCCAGCGCCGAGGATGCCGAGGTGGCGTCGGACGAGGCCAATTGGCACCACGCCAAGCCAGCCAAGCCTTGCTCGACGATTTGCGGCGGGTTGCCTTCAGTGGCCATCTGTTGATAAAGCTGTTGAGCCCAAGCGGTTTCTCCGGCACGATAGGCCGTGTTCGCGATCTGGGCCACTTCGTTCAGGTACTGATCGGCGGGAATCACGTTACGATCAACCTGGCTCCAAGCTTGCTTGGCATCGGCCAACTTTTCGGCATGCAGCAAAGCGGTGGTACGACGGAGCTGAGCGATATTGCGATGCTCGGTCGATTCCAGCAAGGCAAGCGATTGATCGTACGAGACCGCTGCGGCAGCCCAATCTTGCTGTTGGCTCTGAATCATTCCCAGTAATAGAAGCGACAGCCCGCCGTAGCTTCCTTGGCGATTGCCTGCCTCTTGCAGCAGTAATTGACGGGCCTCGTCGGCTCGCTGGGTGGCGAACAACGAAACCGCCTTCAGGTAGATTTTTCGTTGGGAACTGTCAGCCTCGACGTCAACCGACGGGAACTCAGCCGAGAGAACTTGCAAAGCTTCGCTGTGGCTACCGTGTCGCTGTAGCGTGGTCGCCAAGGTGAGTTGAGCCCGCACCGTCAAAGGGCTTGCGGTGGGCAGCTTCGCTAACTGCGACCAGGCTTCGGTCGCCGCTGGCATGTCGTCTTTTTCCAAAGCGATCGTCAACAGTTGATACAGGGCTTCGTCGGCCCATTTCGACTGCGGCCAGGCTGCCAACTGCTCGCGGAACATGGCGACCGCTTCGTTCGACTTGCCTTGTTCGAGGTACGTTTTGCCGATCAGATAGTGAATTTCGTCTTGGAACTCTGGCAGCGCCTGGGCGGTCTTTAATTGGTTCAGCCGCGCAAGTGCGTTGTTCCAATCGCGAACCTGGTAATAGGTTTTCGCAATCCAGAAGTTGGCTTGATGGGCCAGGTCGGTTTGATTCTGGGCGGCCAGTTCAAATCGACTGACTCCGCGGCGATAGTTGCCACCGCGATATTCGGCGATGCCAGCTTCCAGGGCGATCGAGCCGGTGGGATAGGTGTCGGCCTGTTCTTTCAGGTCGATCAGCAACTGTTCGTACGCGAGGCCCGCTTCTTTCCAGAGGTGCAACTGCGAGTAAGCCCGAGCCAAGCCGAGCCGCGATTCGATCACCACATTCGGCGAGGCGGCCGCTTTGACCGCTTTGCTGTACATCAGGATGGCATCTTCCCACTTCTTTCCCTCGACGGCGATTTCCGCCAGGTAAGGATAGGCATGGGGGGCCAGCTTGCTGCCGGGATATTTGGTCAGAAACAGATCAAACGCATTGGCGGCAGCTTCTTTCTGATTGCTCAGGAAGTAGCACTCGGCAATGCGGAACTCGGAATGTTCGGTGAAAGGGTGCCCGGCCGCTTTGCTGAGAAACAGCGTGTGGGCTCGCAACGCTTCGTCGTAACGACCCAGCTGTAACAGGCATTCGCCCCGGTAAAAATGGACCGATCCCACTTGGGGATGATCAGGGTTGTCGGCCAAGAACTGATCGAACGCGTCGATCGCCGCTTTCCATTCGCCACGCGAATAATGGAACGACGAAACACGATACTGCTCCGACGCACGATCAGCCAGGACCGTACGAGCTTGGAAGCCGCAGAGCAGCAATACGATAATCAGTAGGCGATATTCGATAAGGGGTTTCATTCCTTGAACCCGAGCAGCATTCTCGATCCTTGAGAAATAAGATCGCTTCGCGGCCAGATGATAGCCACGATGGCGTAGTCAGGTGAATAGCGGTCCCCCGACAATCGCAGGGACCAACCTGACTCGTTGGTAAAAATCGTCCTGCCTGAACCCCGGAGTTTACCTGAATTGTCCCAGCCTTGGCCGAATTGCGCGGAACCCCATGAAAAGGGCATGCCTGCTAGCAGCCTTGAGCCCTGTTTCGCCCCCGTAACTGCCCCAGTTGCACGATAGCCGCAAAGTGATAGCAGGCCAGCCAAACCTATGGGCTCATTCTGGAGAAGGGCCAGCCGTTAGCTTGCGGTTCCGTCCACTTGGCACTCCCCGCCAAGTGGGCGGCTGGTGTCCCATCGCTTCTCATTTTCTGCCTGCGGCGGCTTCGCTTTCCTCTCGGCGAATACGTCTGTCTTGCCAGGAAATTCATGGACAATTCTTCGTTTTTTCATTTCGTAGCCCTTGCCCTACGTGATTCCCTTTCGCTTCCTGCCCGTTTTTTTCCCTTCGCGCGGCCGCCGGTATAAAAACATTCCTTTTGGGTTCAGATTTCTGACAGAATAGGGCGGGGGCTGTGTTAGTCCCGTAGGAGGAAACATGGTCAGCGATTTCCCAGAAACTCGAGACAGCCTGCTGGTACTGGTCCAAGATCCCGCCAATCGCGAGGCTTGGGACCGATTTGTGGCCGTTTATCAGCCGGTCATCTTTCGAATTGCTTTGGCTCGTGGGCTGCAGCATGCCGACGCGTTAGACCTCGTTCAGCAGGTTTTGATCGCGGTGGCTGGTTCGGTCGAGCGCTGGGAACGCAAAGATGCCTCGTCGAAGTTTAGCCATTGGCTGAGCCGGATTACCAAGAACGCCATCATCAACGCTTTGTCGCGGCGTCCGCACGACCGAGCCGTAGGGGGCTCGGCGGGCGAGTTGCAGTTGAACCAATTGAAAGTGATTGACGAAACCTGTTCGCTGGTCGACTACGAACTGCGACGCGAGCTTTATCTGCGTTCCGCCGAGATCGTGAAGGCCGACTTTCGCCACGAAACGTGGGAGGCATTTCAGCATACCGTCATCGACGGCATGAGCCCCGAAGAGGCGGCCCAGCAGATGGGCAAATCGGTGGGGGCCATTTACACGGCCCGCAGCCGGGTCATGTTTCGCATGAAGGAAGTCGTTCGCCAGCTTCAGGAGCAGTTGTCATGAATTCACAGGAAAACGCTTGCTGCTCGCACGAAAAACTTTATGCCCTGGTCAGCGGGAAACTCGTGGCTCAGGAAGAACAAGTCATCGAGACGCACCTCGATGCCTGCACCGCTTGCCAGCGCAAGCTAGAACAAGCCGCCGCCGATGCCGACAGTTGGAGCGAGGCGAGCGCCTTTCTGCAAGACGATCCGTGGCGCAGCTCGTTCGTGGGCGATCCGCCTGATGCGACTTCCCCCAACGCGTTGCCGATTCAGCAAACGTTGGAACTACTCGGCCCGACTGACGACCCTGGCATGCTGGGGCGAATCGGCGTCTACGAGATTTCTGGCGTGATCGGCAGTGGCGGCATGGGGGTCGTGCTAAAAGGTGTCGACCGTTCGCTCGATCGCACGGTGGCCATCAAAGTGCTTTCGCCTCACTTGGCCAGCACGGCTGCGGCCCGTAAACGGTTCGAGCGCGAAGCGAAGGCGGCCGCCGCCGTGATTCATCCTAACGTCATCGCCATTCATGCCGTCTCGGTCGACTCTCCCCTCCCCTACCTCGTCATGCCGTACGTTCGCGGCGCGACGCTGCAAAAGCGGATCGATAACGAAGGTTCGCTCCCGTTAGTCGATGTGCTGCGGATTGGCCGGCAGATCGCCGAAGGACTGGCCGCCGCCCACGATCAAGGGCTCGTCCATCGCGACATCAAGCCCTCGAACATCTTGCTGGAAGATGGGATCGAGCGGGTCACGATCACCGACTTTGGCCTGGCCCGCGCGGTCGACGACGCCTCGATTACCCGCACCAACATCATCGCTGGCACGCCGCAGTTCATGTCACCGGAACAGGCCCGCGGCGAGTACGTCGATCATCGCAGCGACCTCTTCAGCCTCGGCAGCGTCTTATACACCGTGTGTGCCGGGCGGCCTCCTTTCCGGGCGGAAACCACCTTCGGCGTGCTACGTAAAATTACCGATCAGCCGCCGCGACCACTCCGCGAGATCAACCCTGAGGTTCCCCCGTGGCTGGCTTGTTTGATCGATCGCTTATTGCATAAGACATCGTCAGGCCGCTACGGTTCGGCCCATCATGTGGCGGAACTCTTGCAGCAATGCTTGGCCCACGCCACGACGCCGAACGCTCCGTTGCCGCGTGAACTGCGTTCGACCTGGCGACTTTCCCGCCGCGCGATTGGCGGCCTGGTCGCCACGGTGATGCTGGGGCTCGTGACCATTGGCCTCGCCTCGCAAGGTCGGTACGGCGAGAAACCTGCGCAGCATTCGCCCGGCGAAATCACCGAAGCCACGGCCCCGTCCACGCCGCAGAGGAACACCCCCAACCATTCCAACATAGAAGCTGTCGCCCCGCAGCCGGTGTGGGCACCCCGTTTCTCGATACCGCAGAAGTCGCAGCAAATCTCGCCGCTTGACGGGGAGTTGGTGCCGGAAGAAATCCTCTCGTGGGAGCCGCCACCGCAGTTCTCGCCGGGGATGCTGCTGGGCGAAGCGGAGCAACTTCATCAGCAAACCCAGCAACCATTCGCCCCGGCCGCGCCCACTTGGGAAACCGTGTCGCCGGTACCGGTCTGGTCTGAAAATTCGGGCTCGGCTGCCCCAACTGTCAAATCCCCCGGTTACAATCCTTAACGCGACGCACGACGTCCGCCACAACCCCCGAGGAGTCGAAGTATGAAATGGAAGCCTCTCTTCATCACCGCATGCGGCGCGGCGGTAGCCGTTGGCTCGCTGGCGGCCTGGGCCCAAGTTCCAGAAGAAACCAAGCCGACTGCCGATGTGCCCCCGGTTGCCGAAACCGCCGAACAGCCCGACAAACCGGCCGCTACGAAACCGGCTGTGGTAGAGGCGTCT belongs to Bremerella cremea and includes:
- a CDS encoding serine/threonine-protein kinase → MNSQENACCSHEKLYALVSGKLVAQEEQVIETHLDACTACQRKLEQAAADADSWSEASAFLQDDPWRSSFVGDPPDATSPNALPIQQTLELLGPTDDPGMLGRIGVYEISGVIGSGGMGVVLKGVDRSLDRTVAIKVLSPHLASTAAARKRFEREAKAAAAVIHPNVIAIHAVSVDSPLPYLVMPYVRGATLQKRIDNEGSLPLVDVLRIGRQIAEGLAAAHDQGLVHRDIKPSNILLEDGIERVTITDFGLARAVDDASITRTNIIAGTPQFMSPEQARGEYVDHRSDLFSLGSVLYTVCAGRPPFRAETTFGVLRKITDQPPRPLREINPEVPPWLACLIDRLLHKTSSGRYGSAHHVAELLQQCLAHATTPNAPLPRELRSTWRLSRRAIGGLVATVMLGLVTIGLASQGRYGEKPAQHSPGEITEATAPSTPQRNTPNHSNIEAVAPQPVWAPRFSIPQKSQQISPLDGELVPEEILSWEPPPQFSPGMLLGEAEQLHQQTQQPFAPAAPTWETVSPVPVWSENSGSAAPTVKSPGYNP
- a CDS encoding RNA polymerase sigma factor, translating into MVSDFPETRDSLLVLVQDPANREAWDRFVAVYQPVIFRIALARGLQHADALDLVQQVLIAVAGSVERWERKDASSKFSHWLSRITKNAIINALSRRPHDRAVGGSAGELQLNQLKVIDETCSLVDYELRRELYLRSAEIVKADFRHETWEAFQHTVIDGMSPEEAAQQMGKSVGAIYTARSRVMFRMKEVVRQLQEQLS